In the genome of Verrucomicrobium sp., the window TGAGGCCGAGCTTGTCCAGGCGGTTGATCAGCTCGATGGAGGGCCGATTCATGACCGTGTGGATCGGCTTGCCCGCCTCGACGCGGGCGATGATTTCCTCCCGGATCTGCGGGTGGATCTTGAGCATTTGCTGCTCGGCGTAGCCGTTGCTCAGGGGGTTGATGTGGTGGACGTTGAAGCCCAGGGGGAGTTTGCCGCCGCGGATGGCGCCTTGGCCGGAGGTGTTGCCCCGCATGAGGTCGAGGTCCCGCTGGGCCGCCTCACGGGCCAGGATGGGGACGACTTTCTCGTAGACGGCCGGGTTCTTCGCCTGGAGGAGGCGCATGAACCACTGGGAATACTTGTAGCCGACGCTGACGTTGCCCTCCTGCAGGGCGCGCTGTTCCGTGTCGGTCTGCTGGGCCGCCTTCAGCTGGACGAAGGCCTCGAAAACGGAGGGGTGGTCTTCCTGCAGGCCGCGGAGGAACTTAAGGGTGATGCGGGAGGACTGGTCGTTGTGGTTGACGGGCATTTTCCGGAGATACTCCGGGGGCATCTCGTAGGCATTGGCCATCTTGCCGAGCAGCTCTTTGAGCTCGCCGGTCCGCTTCGTCGAAAGTTTTGAGGCGTTCGGGCCGTTTTCCACCAGCTGGTGGTTTTTGATCTCTCCGGCCTCCTTCAGCCGCGCGTAGATGCGGGCCAGCTGGGGATTGTTGGCCTCCGCGCTGCGCAGCAGCTTGTCGGCGCCCTGGCGGTTGCTGACCTGGAGGAGGAAGCTGGACAGGATCTCGGAATCTTCCTTGTTGATGAGGCCCAGGTGGCCGTGGTGGTCGCGGATCATCGCCGCGTGCCGGTCGAAGATCGATTTCCGCAGGATGTCGGAGATGGAGAACATCTTCTCCGCGCCGTTGGCCAGGGTGTGCTTGAAGAGGGGCTCTTTCTGGTAGCCGATGAGGGCCTTGAGGAGCTGCGCGCCGTAGCCCTGGCTGATGATCTTGTTCATCTCCACCAGGCTCTTGGGCAGGTCGTCGGCGGTGACGCCGATCTGGGCCAGGTAGGCGCTGTCCTTGCGGATGGCGGTGAGGGCCAGCTGGGTTTCCGGCTTCTTGACGAAATCGCGCAGCCAGGCCTTGTCGACGTAGTGGTGTTCTTTGGCGAAGTTCTTGAGGTCGGCTTCCGTCAGGCCGGCTTCCAGCAGCGCCTGGCGCGGGGAGTGGCGGGTGGCCAGGGTCTTGAAGAGGGGGTCGTCGATCGGGTCGCTGAACTCGCGGATGCCGGTTTCCCGGAAGGATAGGAGGGCGTCCTGCACCCGGCCCCGCGTTTCGGCGGAGCGGACCAGGGACTTGACCATGAGTTTCCGGTTGTAATTGTTGAAGTCCCGGCGTCCGGCCTCGTAGGGGGCGCCGCGGCGGTAGAGGTATTCGACGGGGACCAGGTCGGCCCCTTCGACGGGCAGGGGCTTGTTCCCGTGGACGGGGCCCATTTCCTTGATGACGTCGGCGAAGAGCGGGTCGGGGGTACTCATGGGTTAGGCGGGAAGCATGTTGTCGAGGGAAAGGGAGGGGAAAATGCCCTGGGGATGCGTTTTCCCGCTGGACTTCGCGCGGGAGCGGGAGGCGGAGAAGTCGGGGTTGTTTTCCCGCAGGGTCTCGGCGGCGGAGGATGCGTTCTTGCTGCGGGCGGCGACGGGGAGGGGGGCGGGCTGCTTGGCTTTGGCCTGGGCCTCGGCTTCCTTGGCGGCGCGGCGCTCCGCGCGCTCCTGGCGCTTTTGCCGGGCCAGGCGGTCGCGTTCCTCGCGGGCTTCCAGGCGGGCGGTGACGCGCTCCTGCTTGAGGCGCTCGGCCTCGGCGCGCTGGCGCTCGCGCTCGGCGGCGGCCTCGGCCAGGATCTGCTGCTCGCGGGCGATGTCGAAGTCGGGATCGGCGAATTGGGCGGCGGAGGGCAGGGGCGCCACGGGCTCGTGGCTGGCGTTGGGATTGTGGTGCTGGAGGGCCTGCACCTCGGCGCTGGCCTCGGTCCCTTTTTCGCCCTTTTCCACGGCCTTCACGGACATGAGAAGGGCGGAGCGGAAGTCGGAGGAGGAGGCGATGAAGCCGCTGTTGTGGACGAAGTTGGCTTCGATCCCCTTGCCGATTTCCTTCCGCAGGGCGTCCTTTTCCAGGCCGCCCCAGGCGGCGGGGAAGCGCAGGCCGCCGCGGGCGTTGAGCGGGATGATGGAGAAGCCGCCCTCGGTGCTGGGGGCGATGATGAGGGCCATCTTGTCGTCCGTGCCGCGGATGCGGGCGCTGGGCAGGTCGTGCAGGGGGGCGTAGTAGTTCTGGTGGCTGAAGCCGATCTGCTTCAGCACGGCGGGATCGAGCTTTTCCAGGCCGGTGAAGGTCTTTTTCCAGGCGGGGTCCTGCGCCAGCTCGTCCAGGCTGCGGATGGTGTCGTGCGCGGCGACGAGGGACTCGCGCGGGTGGCCCTGGGCGTCCCGCATGTTGGAGGCCCAGACCTCCTGCTGCCGGTCGCGGGTGGCGGCGTGGAGGTTTTCGACGACGGGGGCGAAGTCGAGCTGGATGCGCTCCTTGTCGGAAAGGGGGGCGCCGATCTTCTTTTCAAAGGCCTGGACGCGCTGGGGCGTCGCCTCGCGGCCCGCCAGGTAGCGGTCGACGGAGGAGGAGGCGGTGTGGACGATTTCCTCGAAGAGGGGTTGGAGGACGTCGGCCGATTGGCGGAAGCCGGCGTCTTCCCGGTCCAGGGCGGCGGTGTCCGCCGGGCGGTGGCCTTCCTGGAAGTCGAGCGCGCCGGGGCTGGGCAGCTCTAGGTAGGTGGGGCGGTAAAGCTCGATCTTCTTGAAGAAGGCGCGGCCGAACATGGGGGCTTCGGCCTCCTGGCGCTCGGCCAGCTCGGAGACGAGGGATTCCGGGGCGCGGTTATCGTGCGCGTCGTGCCAGGCCAGGGCCTGCGTGTCGACGAGGCGGTGGATCATGCCGCGCTCGGCTTCACCCTTTTCCGGGAACATCTTGGCCAGGTATTCATGGCCGAAGTGCTTCCAGACGAGGCTGGAGGCGGAGTAGGGGACCTGATGCTCCGTTCCTTCGACGGTGACGGGGCGGGTGGCGCGGTCCTGCTGGTGGTGGTCGAAGCGGCTGGCCTTCGGGTCGTAGATCATTCCCACGTCGCAGACGATGGCGTCGCGGTGGGTCTCAATGACGCTGAGGTCGCGGGTGCGGATCAGCTGGTGATCGGGATGGAGGGTGCGCAGGAGAACGTAAGCGAGAACATCGTCGGTGTGATGGCGGCCGTTGTGGACGATGATCTTCTGGGTCATGCGTACGTGGGTCCTTTGCTAGGGACGACAGATCCCCCGCCGACAGCGCATGCCGGAGATGAGGTTGCCGAAACGGGTCGAAACCATCGCCATTTTTAAGCGCAAGAATAAGCCACTTCCGCGCCAATTGTGTGGCGAATTTGAAAAATCTGAAAATTTTCTGAGCGTAAAAAGTCGCCCAGTTTTTTTATTCAGATGTGTGGAAAGTCAGCGGAGGCCCGCTGGAACCGGCTCTGCCGGAACGGGCGGAGCGGAAGAGGCCGGGGCGGCTTTCGGGAAAGTTTCCTGAATGCGCGCGCCGAGGGCGACGGAATTCTCGCGGAAGTGTTCCCGATCGGTGATGACGGGGAGCATGCCGTTGATGAAATAGCGGCCCAGGAGTTGTGGCGTGGCGTTTTCCTTGAGCAGGGCTTGGAGGTCCCGGGCGAGGCGGACGACTTCCGGCGTGGAGGGTTTCTTGCGGATCTGGGGGT includes:
- a CDS encoding MYG1 family protein, producing MTQKIIVHNGRHHTDDVLAYVLLRTLHPDHQLIRTRDLSVIETHRDAIVCDVGMIYDPKASRFDHHQQDRATRPVTVEGTEHQVPYSASSLVWKHFGHEYLAKMFPEKGEAERGMIHRLVDTQALAWHDAHDNRAPESLVSELAERQEAEAPMFGRAFFKKIELYRPTYLELPSPGALDFQEGHRPADTAALDREDAGFRQSADVLQPLFEEIVHTASSSVDRYLAGREATPQRVQAFEKKIGAPLSDKERIQLDFAPVVENLHAATRDRQQEVWASNMRDAQGHPRESLVAAHDTIRSLDELAQDPAWKKTFTGLEKLDPAVLKQIGFSHQNYYAPLHDLPSARIRGTDDKMALIIAPSTEGGFSIIPLNARGGLRFPAAWGGLEKDALRKEIGKGIEANFVHNSGFIASSSDFRSALLMSVKAVEKGEKGTEASAEVQALQHHNPNASHEPVAPLPSAAQFADPDFDIAREQQILAEAAAERERQRAEAERLKQERVTARLEAREERDRLARQKRQERAERRAAKEAEAQAKAKQPAPLPVAARSKNASSAAETLRENNPDFSASRSRAKSSGKTHPQGIFPSLSLDNMLPA